ggagttctgctgcatccaccaccacgccgtcgtgctgctggatcatcatcaacctctccttcccccttgctggatcaagatggaggagacgccacgctgaccgtacgtgtgttgaacgcggaggtgccgtccgttcggcgctaggatcttcggtgataggatcacgacaagaacgactacttcaaccccattcttttgaacgcttccgctcgcgatctacaaagtggtatgtagatgcatctcccctttcactcgttgcttagatgaactcatagatggatcttggtgaaaccgtaggaaattttttattttctgcaacgttccccaacagttactaACCTTAAACATATCCTAACCTGCTTTGAGAATGTATCTGGTATGAGGATCAATTACTCTAAAAGTGAGATTATCCCTATTGGGCTCACTGACAGAGAAGTAGATTCTTTCAAAAGTATATTAGAATGTACTGTAGGTACCTTTCCTATCAAATATCTAGGTACCCCCCTACACTATGACAAACTTAGAAGGGAGGACATCCAGCCACCTATTGACAAAATTCTCAAAAGAATGGCTGGATGGAGAGGAAAGCTTCTCTCTTATGCTGCTAGAGTGATTCTGATTAAGGCTTGTCTGGCTAGCATCCCTGTTTACCTGCTCTCCTTCTTCAAATTCCCCAAATGGACCCTGGACCTGATTAACAGCCAGCTTGCTCACTGTCTTTGGAGTGATTTTGAAGGGAATAGGAAGCTTCACCTTGCAAACTGGCATCTGGTTTGCATGACGAAAGAATATGGGGGAATGGGTATCCCAAACATCAAGGATGCTAACCTGTGCCTGTTGGGTAATTGGGTTAAGAGGTATATCCATGATGAGGGCAAGATCTGGAAACAAATAGTAGACTCTAAATATATTAGGAGGAGCCCAAACATTTTTGCCTCCAACCCCCATAACACCTCCAAAATTTGGCAAGGAGTGATGTGGGCTGCTAGAGCCCTGAAGTTTGGATATAGATGGAAAATAGGTAATGGTAAGAAGACTAGACTTTGGGAAGACAtctggtttggcacatcccccctgtTAGTCCAGTTCTGGCCCCTATACACTATCTGCCACCAGCAGGGGGTGACTGTGGCAGATGCTTGGGATGGGATTAATATCAAATTATCATTTAGGAGGGTTTTCTCAGATGCCATGATGGAGAATTGGTACTGCCTTGAGCAGATCATCAAGAACTCTGTGCTGACTGATGAGGAAGATTCACTAATTTGGCAATATGAGAGCAAAGGGGTCTACTCTGCTAGCTCTCTTTACAATATTATTAACTTCAGAGGAGTGCAGCCTGTATATGTACCTTCTGTTTGGTCTATAGTAGTCCCACCTAGAGTGCAAGTGTTTTTGTGGCTCTTGTCCCATAACAAGTTAATGACCAAAGACAACTTGTTAAAGAGAGGGATTACTAAACCACCTGAATGTGTTTTTTGCAAGGAACATGAATCCATAGATCACCTGTTCTTTGGCTGTGTGGTTGCTAAACAAATCTGGAGTGAAATGTCTAGAATTCTTTCTCATGATGTAGGTAACAACTACCTATCCATTGCTAGATTCTGGCCAGCCCATAAAAACAAACTAGTCTTGAACTCTGTTTGTGCCTGTGTTATGTGGTGCATCTGGAAGTTTAGAAATTCTATGGTTTTCAATAATGTGTTGTGGTATGACCTCAAACAGATATGGTGGCAGATTCATTTGACTCTCAAGAAGTGGATGATCCTGTTCAAAGAATCTCCCTTGGAAGAGTTGAAGATGGTTTCTCAAAAAGTTGCAGTGATCCTCACCTCCCCTTTCCTGCTGACTGTGGGGTGATTGATGGCAATGATACTGCAGGTATCCTAAGTCTAGACTCACTCTCCAAAATGTCATTGGGACAGGGGAAGAGGTTTGGGGTTTTGCTTCCACCTGATCGCTACACACCGCCGAACAGCCCTGAGAAGAACTGCAAACACTCATCGCTGCTGAGCCCTGTCACTCCGCTGGAACTGCCGCTGACCCCAGTGCAACCCTTCAAGAAAACCAAGTGGGGATGCGCAAACCAGGCGAGGCAGAAGAAAACTGGCGCTGCAGCAATGGGCGGTTGAAGATTGACTTCTCAGCTGGAAAAACCCATGTTCTGTTTGGATGTGAGCACCTTAGTTTTATCTAGAACTTGTAAGGCTTGTAATAAGTTGCACTTTTCAGCCCCCTGCGAGCGTTTTGGctccttttcctttttgttttgccTGGCGGCTAGAGGTATGAGTTTGGTTCTACCCTCCTGTCAGTCTAGCCGAATTATTTGATACCCAAACCCAAAGTTCCAAcaagcttgcccccccccccccccccccccccccctgtgttTCCGAGTACTTGTAAAAAAACTGCATGCTCACTCTCacggaaaaggaagaagaagaaaaaactgtCAGCTGAAGCTGTGTCTCGGCTGTGGATAACGAACGTAGGCGCCGCGCTACGCGGAAGGCCCGTCTCGTCTCTGCTTCCTGTCGCGCCCCGCTCGTGTCCATGGCGGGTGCGTGCGCGGTGGCCGCGCCATCCCGGCCCACCGTCTCCGGCCCCGGCGCAGCCCTGCCGCCGGGGCGCGGCTTCCGCGTGAGCTGCCGGCGCTCGGCGAGGAGACGCGCCGGCGGTCGCGCTCGCGTGTCCcgcgacaccgacggcgccgaggCGGAGCCGGACAGCAAGGGGCGAATCCCGCAGGTCAGCGCCGCTCGTGCTATGTCACAAATGTGTTGTGCGCAGAATCTTATCTTCAACCTCCATCTAGCCTTACATTTTGCTTCCACCGGCCAGGATGACTCCGGCTACCTGCTGACGCTGGGGCTCGGGTccgtcggcggcgcggcggccgtgaAGTACGGCAGCGTGCTGCTCCCCGACATCACGCGGCCCAACATCGTGGAGGCGCTGCTCATGGTGTCCCTGCCCATGGCGGCCGCCGTCCTCGTCTTGCTCAAGCTCAGCTCCACTTCCACACATGACTAGGGCTTGTGCAACAACCTTCAAGTTCAGATGATATCATGTGCCTTTATTCACTTTCATTTTGCAACTCAAGATGCCTTGTAAGACGAACAAGAACAGAATATGCACACACAAAATTGTATTCTGTCCAGAAATCTTGTGTTCTATTGCAAAAAAATTGCACTTGAGGAATGAGGAGACGAGTGCCCCGTTTATTCTGAATTTGAGGCAACAAAAACAATCACTTGCACAGCCTGATGTTGTACTGAGATGATCTACCAGAAAAAGATATATATGTATTTACAGAGGATGTAGCTTCATCTATTTCAATATCTGCGGCCGACTGTTACATGCTCTAGGAAATACGAGTGCGACTACAGCAAAATTCATGCTTTACAAGGATATCCCtctcaaaaccaaataaaaacggCGTCAATAAAATTAGTTGACACTAAACCTCTGCGTTGCCACTTCACAGCCCACAGGCCGTAAAAGATGAGCCTCTTCAACAGAACACATGCATGCAACAGCTCGTCGAATCCCGATGAATTGAAGAATTGCAGATTGGATAACACCATGGCTGGTGTTGAAGAGAATGCGTCGTGCAATAAATATTTGCAGGCTACAGGTTGTCTTTCAGCCACTTGGATGCCCCATTGACAATGGATCTGAAAGAATTCAACAAACAGCTTGGTCAACATGAGGACATAATACACGAGATAACGGGAATGCAATTGATTGCAGAACCAAGTCAATAAAAAATCGGTATAATCATTAATAGGTTCTGTACAATAAAAAGGAACTGAACATGAATTTCTACATCGACAAATCTTTTCAGACATGTAACAACATATATACTGAAGGATATAAGGCCCTCTGGCATTGATGACATGCAAACAGAACCAAACACGCATCAGCAATTGCAGTATAACAAAATCAAGTTCAGCATTTTTACCCAGCAAAATCAGAAAGTTTCTTCAACCAGTCACCCTCCCCATCATCAGGTTGATCTGATACTTCTGGAGCAGCGCGGCTTCCATTCTCTTTATGTACAGCTGCAACACAGACATGTGAGTTTAGTTTCTCCTGCAAAAGTTCCTTATTCCCTTATCAAGCAGCAACGATAGTTTACAGCAATGTTCCACTGGTAACATCCAAAATGGAAATGAACTTCTCGCTGGCGAGAGGGAGAGACAAAGAAAGGATCAAATCTATGCATATATATTGCATGCTTACGTTTTGGCTTCACAGGTGCACGGGCAAAACCACCATTTTTCAACGATGCAAGTTCCTCAAGCAACTCCTTTTCGCGCCCACTGTATAGCAGTAGTTCAGAGAAATAAGGATCGAGTGCTTATGTAGCTCTAGAGTACTACCTAATAAAAAGACTCAAGAGGGGAAGTGTATTTTCACCTTATACGTTTGGGTATAGAGACCTTAACAGTGAATAGATGATCACCGCGTATAGATGGCCTATTCAACGATGGAACACCTTGCTTCGCTAGGACCAATACATCACCAGGTTGGGTGCCTGGAGGTATTCGAAGTTCACTACTTCCCTCAACAGTTCTGACCTGCTTGCAACAAAATTTCAAAATGAATGACTACACAACACCATACTTTATTTGTTTTTTAACGATATATCAACGGCATAATTTAGACAGTAGGCAGTATACATGAAAAAACGATTACAATATTGCCATCATACATTAAAAAAAACATACATCCACCAGCATGTCACTTTGTTCTGAACCATACATGGTTTAAGGAAGGCACAAAGACTAAAATTAGTTCAAGGAAAAACAGATTTGACTAGGCCTCGCATAACAGCAGCTCTAGCATTGGCCCTGGCTCAAGCCCACTTGGTTAACAAACCAAAACCATGGCCAGTACGGACTTGCTTCCAGGCAAACGTGGCATCAAATTCGCTCAAAAAAAATGTGGCATCAGATTCGCTCAAAAAAATGTGGCGCCGAGTCAAGATCAAAGTATCACCTCCTCTGGTTTTGGATTTCGCTTAGGTCGGTATAATGAGTTAATGACACACTAATAGAGTGAAAAACCTTGCTTTCATTGCATTTACAATGATTTAAAGTTTGAGTGATTGAGTTAATTATCTTAACAGAAAAAACAGGAAAGATTAGCATTAAAATAAGAGCTGAACAGTCCAAGACATAGTTAAGCTTAGCATTAATATTAAAACACTATCAGTTTTTCTGTTTGATGATTACTGTGAGTCAGGTGGCtgtcaactaatttttttggtttccaaggGAAATACGCCAACTCCCATGTACTTGGGTTGTGATCAACACATACGCCTCCACTTGAAATTTGGTGGTTACATCAGGACTGCAATAAAGCTATTTTACTTTAGTAAGGTCTAGATCTCATTTTTTGCTTGCTGGGTTGGTTCTAATCACCAGTTAAAAGGTAAAGTGAGAACTTCATACATTCAACCGAATATGTGCTTACTGAAGAAAGGCAATGAAATGTTTCTGAAAGAAAATATCATAATTGATGATCATGAAGAGAAGGAAACTCCTAAAGAGAAAGATTTACCTTTTCAACTGTACCCAAAATAGCTTCAATGTAGCTTATCGACACAGTTGAATACAAGTTGATACCATCCCTTTTAATATCGGATGGCTCCTCTACATCAAGGCAGACAAAAAGATCTCCAGGAGGCCCTCTGTTTCCCACAAGAAAAAAGGGTTTCAGCGCGGATTTAATTGGACATCCATGCAATGAAGATATAAAAACTTACAAAACAGAAAATGGGGAACTACAACAATTGCATGAAAGCTAAAGCAAGGCACATAACAAACAAATAAATCTGAACATTTCCTGAAAGTTGTTCTTAACTGCAGGTGTTATAAATCATAAATTCTTGCAATACCCCTCTACAAATACAAAATAATATTGAAATAGTGTCGGCACAACACACATGCACAGTCCGAGATCTGAAAAAAATCTGCTGCTGGCTGGTGGCCACAAACTTCCACTCGCCTAGCAGAAAGACAACAAAGCAATTCAAGAATGACGTGTGCATCCTATGTGAATGCCATTGGCGATACTCCATGGCCCAATTACCGTGTTTTAACGATAGTTAATTCCAAACATATGCAACATAGGCTACAAATAAACTAAAGCATAGCGATCAGCAATACTATAGAAAAGATCCACATAATTTCCAAGACCGCAATGATCACTTGCGATTGTTTCAAAATGTTTGAGGGACAAAGTATAAACTTTATGTTTGATCTTGCTTTGCTTACCCTTTTGGTCCTGCATCACCTTCACCACGTACACGAAGAGTGCTACCTTTACTAACTCCTGGAGGGATTTTTACTTTGATCTCTTTTCTGACACGAACACGCCCCTCTCCAGAGCATTTCCTGCAATACTCTGAAATGACCTCACCCTCTCCTACACAAGTGGGGCAACTAGAAACCtacaaaataagagagaagaaaagCTCTTATGTAATAATCGCAAATTGCAGTAAATAATCAAACTGAACTAGACTCAAAGATAGAATCAGTATAACTCAGCACCGACTAGCATCAAACAAGGATGACAAGATAAATGGACAAACATGAGATCTGTCATGTTCCACATGATGCTAAATTAGTGCAAATTGACATCTTCTGGCTGTTTCAACCCATTGAAATTTGTTTAGAGGCGCTCTCGAAAAAGAATTattcattttttaaataaaaagGAACTCTACCCAAAACAATTCAGGCGTGAACACAACCTGCGTCGGTGCTAAGCTCATAGGTGCATTCCGAATTAAATATGCTTTAGCCCCCTGTTCTTGCTCACCTTTTCTTGTTTGCTACTCTAAATGGTGAGGTTCCGCTTCTGTAATTTTCCAGCCCTTTTTATTCACTTAAAACAAAAGAGAACTTGTTTGTACCCAGTGTATAGTGCAAGTATATTTTCTTTAGTTTCATGATATCTCATTTTCAATTCTTTGCTTTTGACCTCACTTTGCTTTGTCTAAATGTTGTTTTGTTGTAACACTACCTTCCAATGAAATATAGGGCCAAAGCTATGTATTGTTATATGAAGCTGCACACAGTTGCCAGTATGCACTCATGGTTAAGATCTGGAATAACAATATAAAGGGTTTTAACATTTATGCTCCATGGTTACCTGGGAGAAGAGACCAAATGGTGTCTGCTCAGTTCGCATTACTTGCCCTCGCCCACCACATGTGGAGCATATTTTTGCCTTTGAGCCAACCTTTGAACCAGAACCGCTACAAGCATCACAAGTCTCCAAATGGGATAATATGATATCTTTTTCTGTTCCAAATATTGCCTCTGAGAACCCTAGAATCACATCATATCTGGTGGAATAAATCTGTGTAAGTCCAGAATTCACACTAGATTCATTCTTTATATATACGAAATGTCATAAATTGCAGCTACATAACAACTTGGTTGAAGAATCTGGTGGAACGGTGATGTTGGTTTCTTTCGTCAAACTATCCCCGGCCACAAGCAATGTGCCAGCATCACCAACCACAATATTTGTTGCGTAACAAACATAAGACAACAAAGATACTATAATTTCATAATAGTGATAATATACATTGGTCTAGAGGCAACCGCTTATTCCATGAAGTATCACAGCATAAATGCTTAAGTATTACTTTGACGCAAATAATGCCGGACCTAAAAACTATGCAGTTGTGACCAAATTCGTGCAGATTAGCAAACATGATAATTACTGTTCATTAACTTATATTGTCTTAATAGATCTAGCGAGTCTTTTTAACTAGATAAACAGCTGGGGTCTGAACATTATTTCACTTCAACCCTTCTTACAACAAACCTGATGTCTTCACCCTGAGCAGCAGTGCTCCTTCTGCGTGTCCTAAATGCACTCTGGTCCATACCAGaaaagccaccaccaccacccatgcTTGCTCCGAAGAATGTCTCAAACAGATCAAATGGATTCGACTGCACAGAGAAATGGGAAAGAATTCAAACCTTGTTTAAGCAGAAAAGGCATGCAGTAGTTACTTAAGTCTAGTATTCTTACAAGCCAAGGAACTCTAGTAACAGAAATATAATCAAATTTAAAGATACTGTGATGTAAATGCTAGAACAAAGAGTTGAAAAGCAGTACTGTATAAGCTCCAGCGTTGCCCCCAACCGCACTCTTAACCCCGGCTTCACCATATTGGTCATACAACGCTCTCTTCTTATCATCTGACAGAACCTGATGATAATGAGATTCAGTACCCCAAAACATGGAATAAAAGACAAAAAGTGATCAAAACGGCAttaatcattgatgaaatctagtAACCAGTGGAGCAAGACAAAGTAACCCATTAATCAGATAGGCAATGCCATCCGAATTGAGTCCTAAGTAGGTTGAATTGTAGCACACACACACAGTACTTTGTACAATACACACAAATTACTAAAATGTGTGAGTGTAGACATAGACATTCCGTAGTTTCAGTGCCATGAAGTAATATATATTAGTAAGTTTGGGGGGGCATAGCTTAAGACTGAGAAGAAATATAACAGATAAGACATTTTCCACATAACCAATACTGCTAATCTAGGTGAGCCAAAGAACTATACCCACATAAACCTAGGTTCAGAGTATGCCAACTTGTTAAAAAAAAATTAGCTTCCAAGTCATATAGCCTAATCTGGACAAATTAACCTTGCCTAAGCGCCCAACTCACACTATGGTCGTTCAGGCCTTTAGGGATATAATTCATGTTCCTAACCAAGGTTCTCAACATCACATTGTAGGATCTTTGAATCCTATCTTCTTATGGCAGTCAATATCTTATAATCTTACCAGAGCAGCAAGTATCTCCAAAGTAGACATTGACAAAGTTCCGTAAACAAGTCGGTTTTCACACCGTACCTCATAGTTGGATGAAATACTTTCATTTTAACATGAATCAATAAGGGTAAACTCAAGAAGCTACTCCACTAACTAACCTGACCAATCTTTATCTTTTATTTGAGACCGCGTATGTATAGAGTGGCGACAGATGACTGAGTAAACAATAAAAACAAAACATGTTTCTAAGGTTGATAAAATGACTTCACTGATAATGGCAAACTATTGTCGAAAACATATAGTTCAAAATATTTGGAATAGGAGTGCTTTTATATTCTCTGTCCTAAAAGTGTAAAGTGCAAGTTTAGATGAAGAGGTTGATTTGCAACCACCCACTATTCCATTACTTAGAATAGTGCTTTAGGTTTTGTGCAAATTGCTCTGTGAGTGTTGATTTCTGGGTTGCAGAGTAAAAGCTAAAAGCCATCACTTGCCACTTGGTAAGGTGATAATTCATACTTGAACTCTTACCAAAGAAAGCTAGTTCTGAATCAAGACATTGAGGGCCTGTTAGGAAGGGATGTTTTAGGTACATTTTCACAATGGCCCATACTTAACTTATCCTCAGAATAGTCAGGAGTCAGACCAGCATAGAAACACATGGAGCCAAAATATTTATGGGACCATGTAGTGCATACCTCGTAGGCTGAGCTTATCTCTTTGAACTTGTCGGTTGCTCCAGGTTCCTTATTAACATCAGGATGATACTACAAGGTAAAGACACAGTAAGAAGAGAAACAAATTGTCAAAACTCGGTAGTTTTTAATGGAAGTTGAATCTAATGTATACATGATGCGTGAGAAACCTAGAAATAGAGCAAAACCATGTCAGTTGGTGAACGTGATAAATGTCACACCAAATTTTAAATCATGAAAGTCAACCGTGTCTATGTTCTAAAAAAAAGGTATGAATGAAGATATTTCAAACCTATCAAGGAGGGTGCTTTAGGCCTGTTATAATCTAGGCCCAATACAAGATCATGTCCTAGTCCAGAATCATTTGTAGACTTCCAATGGTATTTCCAGATTCCAGCACCCTTGCTCAGCCAGATTCAGGTGAAGCAGAAGGACCTTTGCGGATCTACCTTTATTCTCAACTCACGAGCATGTCATCTGATCCCCCTCCTATGCCCAAAGCCAACTCCAACGACCCCAAAAATAGCTATTGTAAGTGGCACGTGGTTGAAGACAAAAATGTTGGATTAGATGTTAGGCCCCTTGCCCTAAAAGGATCAATACGTGATTCAGGCTCCTAGCATGGCAGCAACTAGCAATGGCGCTTCTGATTTCTACATGGCACGATGATGCCATTGGGTAGGAGAGTCAGACTTTCCAGTGTTAAATGTTGCAGTGTCTGTCAACATTGCTGGAGCAGTGAGAAAAACTATTATGCTAGAAAGTTAATGAAACAGCATGATGCGATCATGTGGATGTAACTGTGAAGATCTCACACAAAATTCCCCTAAATGGTGTCAGGACTCAACCTCTAGAAAACAGTTACCTCTCATCTAAAAAATTACAAAGCAGCTGTCAGACCTAGTGGTGTTATTATCTGTACTAATAAGGGATTTTCTTGTATAAAAGCGAACCTCTGCAATATCAAAGATGCACAAAAATAGAAAGTAGGGAGTGATTATTGCGAAACATTCAACACTCGAAAACGCAAAGACCTTGCACATGCAAAGCGAATTGAGCCAGCAAAGAGATTGGACTGGGTTACATTGTGAGTTGCGGCTACAAAGTTCTACAGGCTACTGATGTGATAGTATAACAAAAATGAGACTCAAACACTATTCACCATATCATCCAATATTCACCAGCACTAATATGGGTCACAATTTACACGAGGGGGTGAGAAGTTGGTCTATTGCAGCAAGTAGCAGGATAACACTGCCAGGGTTATATACAGTTCGCTAGGGGGTGCGTCTATCCACACTTTAtccaagcaaaacaatgcatcatgTGTGATTCAAGGAACTCCGGTCAATTATGCGCCCCAGCCTCATGGGCACTACTTTTAAATAGATAGCATGACAGGCTGATGGGCACTACTTTTAAATGGATAGAACCCCATAAAACGAGTAGGGATGCGGCTTAAGTGGGAGGGGGACAAAGCGTCGAACACCTGGCGCGCGAGCTTCCGGTATGCTGCCTTGATGTCCTTGATGGTCGCGGAGCGCTGCACGCCGAGCGTCGCGTAGTAGTCGGCGGCCGCGAACACCACCAGGCCcccgccgcgccgcctccgcccgcggtTCTTCCGCGGCGCCGCGCACGCGAGGGGGAGCCCGACGCCGAGGCCGCCGCTCCTGCCGGCGGGGGAGGGGGCGAAGTGGGCCCCGCGGGGGCGGAACGCGGCGGAGCCGCGGGAGGCGGGCGCCGGGGTGGAGGGCGCGAACGGGAGCGTGGAGAGCGCGAGCGCCATTAAGCCGGGCGCTCCCCCGGGCTCGGCGTTTTTTTTTCTGGAAGCCGCTGCTGCTTCGGCGCGGGGCGGGGGGCGTGTGCTGGGCGTTGGTCCGCGTCTCGTGTCGTGTGAGCTGCAGTTGGGATGGGAGGGGAAGGGGAGAGTGACGATGCCCGAGTAGGGTGGGCCCACACTGTCAGTGTCCGCTGGAATACATTGATTATTACTTTTTGTCTTTTATCAGTTTTGACATGGTTGTGTCGCACTACTCAATTTTATCATTAGAAACTTTAACTACTTAAACTGTAATAATCATTTTATTAAGCGTGTGCTCAAACATACCACTCTATtgattcaaatagttacattcctattgattcactacgtaaaatttgatatCGCTTATTGTTAGCGTCTCGGTCAGCTcgggattagagattaatcgggaatcggccgattaatcgattttatcggtcgactattaatcggTCATATTTTGCAAATCtcaggttcccaacactaaaatatgttatattcaacaccaaaataatattggacagaagtgttatctgattcctagcctttgaatcctcCTATAATGACAAACAAAATCGGACAATAGTACATATTGCAAAACCAAGGTCCACAAAACACAAgtaaacatagtttttgcaaacataaTGTTAGGAATAGGCCTCATTTATCGGTAGATTCCTAATAAATCGTTTCTTAGAGTGATAAAACGGCCCAAATGATAAACCgtgaagataaggcataatcttatcggtcaccccatGAGTAGCGATAAATCGATGATAAATCACTGAATCGGAAGATTTTTTGAACAGTGGTCATaaaacaagaaaatttgcagtttatatatattttacactatgtttttacgtttgtaattttatataacataaatattttttatggcgattatatattttcttacagtctctttttacgtcggaaataagacaaaacttacagaATGTAAAATtttggtgcattgatggtaaaatagaggggggtgaagaataactattcctacccagggtgacgaatagtcaatccctatatatatgTTGTGGTCCGGTTGAAGGCTACTGACTAGGGTGAAGTGACCAAAATACCCTAGGACCCCCTTGCTAGGGCTTTCCTATAATCTATGGGTCCTAATTGTCAACACACGGATAATTaaattagaagaaaaaaaataacaaCACATACCCGCGCGTGAAGCTATTTTACCTTCTAATTTCATTCTTTCTGAACTAAGACCCATAGGTTATAGTGAATTGTAGAGGAAATATTGATAAGTGGGGTCTAAGACTATTTTGGTCACTTTACCCTTGTCAATGGGCTTTGACCCAACGACAACAATGCCGAGTGGCATTTTTTCGCACAGACTGAACAAAATGATGGCATTTTTGAATAATTGAAACTTCTAGTTGCAAAATTGAGTAGAGTGACATGACAGATAGCAAATTGTTTTTTGCAAAACTGATATAAAAATCCACTTTTTAACGGAGGCATGTGTACTTGGGATACTTTGATT
Above is a window of Triticum aestivum cultivar Chinese Spring chromosome 6B, IWGSC CS RefSeq v2.1, whole genome shotgun sequence DNA encoding:
- the LOC123139375 gene encoding uncharacterized protein, with the translated sequence MAGACAVAAPSRPTVSGPGAALPPGRGFRVSCRRSARRRAGGRARVSRDTDGAEAEPDSKGRIPQDDSGYLLTLGLGSVGGAAAVKYGSVLLPDITRPNIVEALLMVSLPMAAAVLVLLKLSSTSTHD
- the LOC123139373 gene encoding chaperone protein DnaJ; this encodes MALALSTLPFAPSTPAPASRGSAAFRPRGAHFAPSPAGRSGGLGVGLPLACAAPRKNRGRRRRGGGLVVFAAADYYATLGVQRSATIKDIKAAYRKLARQYHPDVNKEPGATDKFKEISSAYEVLSDDKKRALYDQYGEAGVKSAVGGNAGAYTSNPFDLFETFFGASMGGGGGFSGMDQSAFRTRRRSTAAQGEDIRYDVILGFSEAIFGTEKDIILSHLETCDACSGSGSKVGSKAKICSTCGGRGQVMRTEQTPFGLFSQVSSCPTCVGEGEVISEYCRKCSGEGRVRVRKEIKVKIPPGVSKGSTLRVRGEGDAGPKGGPPGDLFVCLDVEEPSDIKRDGINLYSTVSISYIEAILGTVEKVRTVEGSSELRIPPGTQPGDVLVLAKQGVPSLNRPSIRGDHLFTVKVSIPKRISGREKELLEELASLKNGGFARAPVKPKPVHKENGSRAAPEVSDQPDDGEGDWLKKLSDFAGSIVNGASKWLKDNL